AACCACCTTTTTTTGAACCCAAAAAGGGACATAAGGTGGCATGCTGGTTGATGGATTCAAGAGCACCTCGTGTGAAAAGGAGCATGTAATGAATGTCAAAACAATTGACGAACCAATCCTTCAAGTTAAACGTTTAAAAAAATACTTCCCGATAAAAAGAGGCGGTTTCTTAAAGAAAGAAACTGTTTTTGTAAAAGCGATTGATGATGTAAGTTTTAATGTCAGAAAGGGGGAAACTCTTGGCCTTGTAGGAGAAACTGGAAGTGGTAAGACAACTGTAGGGAGAACAATAATCCGCTTATATAAACCTACCAGCGGACAAATTATTTTTAATGGAATGGATATAACTAATGTTAATGAAAATAAAATGCAAAAGATTCGAAAAAAAATTCAAATGATTTTTCAGGATCCATACGCTTCTCTTGATCCGCGGCTTACTGTCGAAGAAATTGTCACAGAACCAATGGAAATCCATAGCCTCTACACTCCTGAGAAGAGAAGAGAGAAAGCAAAAGAATTACTGAATATTATTGGACTTAATCCTGAGCACTTGAATAGATTTCCCCATGAATTTAGTGGTGGTCAACGACAAAGAATAGGTCTTGCAAGAGCATTGGCAGTTGAGCCACAATTTATTATTTGTGATGAGCCCGTATCTGCTCTTGATGTATCTATTCAGGCCCAAATAATTAATACTTTTGAAGATCTACAAGAACAATTTGGACTCACTTATCTATTTATTTCACATGATATTGCAATGGTAAAACATATCAGCGATGATATTGCTGTGATGTACCTTGGTCGAGTTATGGAAACTGCGTTAAGTAATGAAATTTATAAACACCCACTTCATCCATATACTCAGGCTTTGATGACAGCAGTACCAATTCCGGATCCTCAAGCAGAAAAAAAGCGGGCTAGAATCATACTGGAAGGTGATATTTCAAGCAACATAAATCTTCCTAAGGGCTGTAGATTCAGGCCACGCTGTAAGTACGCAAAGAAAATATGCGAAGAGGTAGAACCTAAGTTAGAAGAAAAAGAAACAAATCATTTTGTAGCCTGTCATCTTTATTGATTAGCGGCATTTTTAATAATGTAAAAATTTTTTAAAAAAAATAGGTATAAAGTATTGACATGGATGATAAAATTCATATAATAGTTTGGCTTATGAGAATAAGCTGAAAGTTTGTAAAAACTTTCATTTTCTTCCTCCTTTTTAAGGAATATTAAACAATAAATAAAGCCCCTCCCCCGGGGCTTTTCTGTTTTAAGCTTAATAATCTGATGAAGATAATCTTGAGCTTAAATATTTGAATCGATAAAGTGTTGAGTTATTGTCGATTAAAGCGGAACGCGTAAACATTACATATACATAAGATATTATGCTTCGATTTCTTCGTCGATAATTGCACTTATCTTTTCAACTTCTTCTTTATTTCCTTTTATGATTGGATATTTAGGTAGAAACTGACATTGATAACTTGTAGAAATAGAGATATCATATGTGCCAATGTAACTGGCAATTTTTTCAATTTCGAGCTTATCCAATCCAATGAGAGGCCTATAAATGGGAAAATCTATATTTTTTTGAATGATATGGATATTCCTAAGCGTCTGGCTTGCTACCTGCCCTAACGAATCACCTGTAACAACACCTTCGGCCTTTATCTTTTCGGCAATGTGTGCTGCAACGCTAAGAATTCTGCGTTTACAGAAAATACAAATGTAGCGTTCTTTATCGTATTTTTTGAGAATTTTTCTTAAATCATTCAGGTATTCATTATGCGGAACGAGTATGAATTTTGTTTTGCGATCAAAAAGTAGAAAATACTCATATAATTTTCGTGCTTTCTCTTCTTCGCCTTTGTCTATAGTGAAATGTACAAATGTAATTCGCGCACCTCTTTTTAACATAAGAAAAGCGGCGACAGGCGAATCAATGCCACCAGAAAGAAGAGCAACAATACTTCCTTGCTCACCAACAGGAAGTCCACCAACTCCTCTCAACTTATCAGTATAAAGATAGGTTCCGTTGCGTAAAATTTCAATGCCTATAAAAAGATCAGGATGTTTTAAGTCCAC
This region of Caldisericota bacterium genomic DNA includes:
- a CDS encoding ABC transporter ATP-binding protein: MNVKTIDEPILQVKRLKKYFPIKRGGFLKKETVFVKAIDDVSFNVRKGETLGLVGETGSGKTTVGRTIIRLYKPTSGQIIFNGMDITNVNENKMQKIRKKIQMIFQDPYASLDPRLTVEEIVTEPMEIHSLYTPEKRREKAKELLNIIGLNPEHLNRFPHEFSGGQRQRIGLARALAVEPQFIICDEPVSALDVSIQAQIINTFEDLQEQFGLTYLFISHDIAMVKHISDDIAVMYLGRVMETALSNEIYKHPLHPYTQALMTAVPIPDPQAEKKRARIILEGDISSNINLPKGCRFRPRCKYAKKICEEVEPKLEEKETNHFVACHLY
- the thiI gene encoding tRNA uracil 4-sulfurtransferase ThiI, which encodes MEHTIICRFGEIGTKGRKAQNSMKRRLKEQIEKLFNGSKVEIVGGRLVVYTNWSNAKKMSYLPGIVSFSPAIKIGHNLNEIKSSAVQLAKDKQAEQEIKSFVVRVKRLYLEYPVKSPDIERIVGGAIKDATNLNVDLKHPDLFIGIEILRNGTYLYTDKLRGVGGLPVGEQGSIVALLSGGIDSPVAAFLMLKRGARITFVHFTIDKGEEEKARKLYEYFLLFDRKTKFILVPHNEYLNDLRKILKKYDKERYICIFCKRRILSVAAHIAEKIKAEGVVTGDSLGQVASQTLRNIHIIQKNIDFPIYRPLIGLDKLEIEKIASYIGTYDISISTSYQCQFLPKYPIIKGNKEEVEKISAIIDEEIEA